Proteins from one Cydia fagiglandana chromosome 13, ilCydFagi1.1, whole genome shotgun sequence genomic window:
- the LOC134669786 gene encoding acyl-CoA Delta-9 desaturase-like — protein MPPQVGPIPSGVVFESDTQTADLGLDKDVSVLKKATPKKHEYVWGNIVWFLYLHIASLYGLYLVFTSAKWQTNVFAFAVHLMCAIGIGAGSHRLWTHRSFKAKTPLRIVLMLWQTMGFQDCIFEWARDHRTHHKYADTDADPHNAERGLFFSHMGWLCVKKSPEVIEGGKRIDLSDLYADPVVMWQRKHYMKLMPLLCFVLPTVIPVYCWNETWLNAFLIPTILRYTCGINVVWSVNSFAHVFGYRPYDKSLNPRENLAVWMVCVEGFHNYHHTFPWDYRATELPLYNMLTPTIVFIEAMAKIGQAYDLKSVTPEIVKQRSQRTGDGSHQLWGWDDPEFTEKLKEKLGAVSNTERGEKIKCG, from the exons ATGCCGCCCCAAGTAGGCCCGATTCCCAGCGGGGTCGTGTTCGAGTCCGATACTCAGACCGCTGACTTAGGCTTGGACAAAGATGTCTCCGTTTTAAAGAAGGCGACGCCGAAAAAGCACGAGTATGTGTGGGGCAACATCGTTTGGTTCCTGTATCTACACATCGCTTCTCTGTACGGATTGTATCTGGTGTTCACGTCAGCGAAATGGCAGACCAATGTCTTTG CATTCGCAGTCCACCTGATGTGCGCCATCGGCATCGGTGCTGGATCCCATCGCCTTTGGACTCACCGAAGCTTCAAAGCTAAAACCCCTCTCCGGATCGTTCTGATGTTGTGGCAGACCATGGGATTCCAG GACTGCATCTTCGAATGGGCGCGCGACCACCGCACTCACCACAAGTACGCGGACACAGACGCCGACCCGCACAACGCCGAGCGCGGCCTCTTCTTCTCCCACATGGGATGGCTCTGCGTCAAGAAGAGCCCGGAGGTCATCGAGGGAGGCAAGCGCATCGACCTTAGTGACCTTTACGCGGATCCTGTCGTCATGTGGCAGAGAAA ACATTACATGAAGCTGATGCCTCTCCTCTGCTTCGTGCTGCCCACAGTAATCCCCGTGTACTGCTGGAACGAGACGTGGCTGAATGCCTTCCTGATCCCCACTATTCTGCGGTACACCTGCGGCATTAACGTCGTGTGGAGCGTCAACAGCTTCGCTCACGTCTTCGGCTACAGGCCTTATGACAA ATCACTCAACCCTCGTGAAAATCTAGCCGTATGGATGGTGTGCGTTGAAGGTTTCCACAACTACCACCACACCTTCCCATGGGACTACCGCGCAACGGAGCTGCCTCTCTACAACATGCTCACTCCGACCATCGTGTTCATTGAAGCTATGGCTAAG ATTGGACAAGCATACGATTTGAAGAGTGTCACACCGGAGATAGTGAAACAGCGATCGCAACGCACTGGAGACGGTAGCCACCAACTCTGGGGCTGGGACGACCCTGAATTCACGGAGAAGTTGAAGGAAAAACTTGGCGCCGTCAGCAACACGGAGAGAGGAGAGAAAATCAAATGTGGTTAA
- the LOC134669785 gene encoding biogenesis of lysosome-related organelles complex 1 subunit 1, with protein MLSSLIKEHQTKQAAKRVIQEQKRKECIAAANDLTQALVDHLNVGVAQAYLNQKKLDAEAKLLHQGAINFSKQTQQWLALVENFSSALKEIGDVENWARSIENDMKIVTDTLENAYKMAQEQPSTTQNNQ; from the exons ATGTTGTCCTCGCTAATTAAAGAACATCAAACAAAACAAGCAGCGAAGAGAGTCATACAAG AACAAAAACGCAAGGAATGCATAGCTGCAGCTAATGATCTAACACAAGCTTTAGTTGATCATCTCAATGTTGG TGTTGCTCAAGCTTATTTAAACCAAAAGAAGCTGGATGCCGAAGCAAAATTATTACATCAAGGAGCCATTAATTTCTCAAAACAGACTCAACAGTGGTTGGCATTGGTTGAGAACTTCAGTAGTGCACTAAAAGAGATCGGTGATGTAGAGAACTGGGCCCGCAGCATTGAAAATGATATGAAAATTGTTACTGACACACTAGAGAATGCTTACAAAATGGCTCAAGAACAGCCGAGTACTACACAAAACAACCAATAA